The Ricinus communis isolate WT05 ecotype wild-type chromosome 8, ASM1957865v1, whole genome shotgun sequence sequence taatcaaatttagaAAGTAAGACAAAGAAGACGATACCTGGACTGCTTGATCAAATGCACAAGAAACTCCCAACAACTCCTGAACTTGTTTAATCGCATATGGTATAGACCGCGTGGTATCAATCATATGAAGAACAGGAATACAGGAATCTAGGACAACTCTCCATGCATCACCACTTTGTTTCACAGCCGATTTGCCAATGACAACATCTAGAGCTAGTTCCCCCTTCTGAGTCCTAGAAGGATTTCTTATCCAAGTTGTTGTATCTGGACTAATCCAAACAATGTTTGCAGAGGAAACTCGATGGTCACCTGTCCATTTAGAAATAATACATTTGTTTAGGAATATAACTCTCCTAGTTCAATTCCTAAATAGCTAAATATTAAACTTCCTAAATGACATTTTAGGAGAAAATCCGAAACACATATTCCTGCAACTGAGGAACAAGCAGGAGAAATAGTACTTGAGTAGGAAGAGATGACAAAAAGGAGGGGATCATTTTCTGGCTGTGTCGTTCATTTGCTTCAGAAATGCGGTCTtcagtttctttctttgtcGTGAGACAGCTTATACCTTAAACCTCTAGCTTGTTGAGAAGATGTTCATAGTAGTTAGAAAATGTGGAAGGGCAATTCACTTTGTTTAATTTGACGATTCAATTGTTTACCAGGTATTACTAACAATTCTCAAGATGCAACTGAAAATTCATTGATGACAGCTGCAGGTGCTACTTCTTGTCCGACAATCATTTTCccatttttcttctattatcttttgttttctcaatgATGATATAAACAAtgaaaactaataatttacaTTAATCAGCAGCACCCAGTGTATTGCTATGTGTTAAAAGCTGTGCCTGCCCCTTCAGTTACAGTATCATGCAAAATACACTTCCAACAGGCAAGAGGtaaagatattaataattcCATACCTCTAAAGTTGATGACAATCACTTTCTAATTGAAAGAACTCACAGCAACACAAATCAAGTATCATGCAATGCAAAGTAATATTTGACAACCTTTGATGATTGTGTCCAATAGAACTGGGCAAATCACATCAGCAAAGATATGTGTGCTTCTCTCCAAATGAATATCTGTAATATCTTGCCAAAAGAACATCAAGCACGGCATGCCAGATCTGTCATCAGCACACTGGAAGGAACAACATTCGctgcaaaaaggaaaaaggaagcTCAACTTAAAAGATTGAATAAGTTTAGATGTTGCAACCACATTAAGAATTACTTGCAAATAGAATCACTAGGTACATAGCAATAAACAAGTATGAAAAGAGAAACCAAATAACTATAAACAATCTGAACAAATATGACATACAAACACCAAATAGGCCAACCAAAAACTGACATCAAGTGCAATGATTGTATCTGCAAATGGATATTTGGTAACTTCTCGCGAAGGTTGCATTGAGATCAGATTTATTTGATCCGCAAAATCAGAGGTAGACTTCTTAGCTAAAACACAAGTCTCTACAAGGGTAATAAGGATGGAATTGTTTGCCCTTAAAGCTATGGCAGACTCTGTGCTTTAGGGTCTATGTTGCTTGCTCAATATCTTCTTTCCCTCTTTGTTTCCAAAGTCTATCCCCATTGTTACAATCGAGCGGTGAAAATGATTAGttaaaaatagcaaaagaGAAGTAATTATTGTCATGAtaccaaaagaaacaaagaggAAGACCATTTTGACAAAAGTGAAGTAATCAAATACCAGGAGGACTTGCAAGAGGCACATGATAAGTACAGTGAATAGTACAAAATTGGGATTACATGATAAGCACAGGAATAGTaaaaaggaacaaaataaTGGGATATATAAGAAGTAACTAAACTGCAACCATGGAGAAAGAGGTGGTAGTCCCTGAACATAGTACTTGGCTACTTGCCTGCTACCGCCCTCTCGTATCTAAAGAATGCTTTGTAATTTATAGTACATATAgtgataaagataaaaaaaaattagctaCAGAAACATAACCATCAAGAGTACTAGCAATTTGATTGTAGAGAAAAGTGAGGaatcaaatataaatcatCAGATGAAAGAATAAAGCTACCAGTTTCTCATAAATAACAAGAGGAAAGGTATCAAAATGTAAAACCTAAAGCTGCAtcccaaagaaaaaaaagaaagtaaacaTGACATGCGGAGTTTATTAGAACACAAGTAAAAGTGGCCTGACAAAGAATCAAAACCGGAAAAGAGGATATGATATAgcaactttttctttcatcatGCAAACAGTGTAAATTCAACAACAAATACAATGGCAAAGTTGCACAGAGAATTTATACTAACATGAAGTTAAAAGCAGATATTTGCAATTTTTGAGCCAGAACAACAGCATCAAGTATTAGGGATCCATTTATACTCCAAAAGACCAAAGGAAGCCAGAGGAAAGGGAAGAAGTAACAGAAAAGAAAGGCAACCATTCTAAAAGTTTCTTTAATGGTATAGATCTGCTATATAACGTACTTTGCACTTTCAAGGACTTATTTGATACTCATGAGAGCATTTCATAATTAAGATTTTCCTTCTTccatatatttcataattacaaATCTTTGTTTTAACTTCATCTCACATTCTCACTATAATTCTTTTAGACTGTTACActtatttcatattaattaggAGTGTACAGCTATACATAATAAGAGAATAGTTAGGGATTTACTTAggaatttagtatttaatttgaattccTATATTAGAGATATAACTGGTATATATAGATGTAACAATCATTGATGAATACACAGAGACTTATTTCTCACATTGAATTTATAAGTTTAGttcacatggtatcagagcctcaAGACCTGTACCTTTGAAATTTCTGCAAATTACAAACAGTAGGGTGTTAGGGTTTTTCGGGTCTCCCTCTTTTGGATATTTGTTTCTCTCATCACCCAGACCAAGGGAAGTGCCAGCCGCCAATCGGCCTTCATCTGAGTTTCGTCACCAGAAGCCCAGCGCGTGACCCACACGCGCCACCAGAAGAAACCTGCTCTCCTGGCACGTCTGTTACTGTAATCTGGTCCTTTTTGCGTCCATTTGCTCGCCTCGACTTCCATGACACATTCCTCTACCTGTTTGGATCAGCATCTATTCGGTGTGGGATCTAGTTTGGGACAGGTTTGATTCTCAAAACAAATTACGGCTGTGATATGGTTTTTCATTCTGTTATTAGGttgattttctaatatgaagaaaaaattagttgttgtgtttgatTTTGTTCATGTGATGTCTAAAATAACAGAATATAAACTTAATAGatctaattatttagattgaaataaatttattcgGCTTTATTTGCGGAGTATTTCTATGGATGAACACTTAATTGATGACTCACCTAATGATGATTCAAAAGCCTCATGGTTACAAGATGATGCTCATTTATGTTTGCAAATACATAATTCTATTGATAGTGAGGTGGTTAGGCTAATTAATCATTGTGAATTTGTGAAAGAATTGATGAATTATTTGGAGTTTGTGTGTTCTGGCAAGGGAAATATCAAACATACATATGAGATATGTGAAGCCTTTTATCGTACAGAAAAAGGTGATAGAACTCCCACTAACTACTCTATGGATTTTAAGAAGACTCGGGGGGAACTTAATATATTACTTCCATTTAGTAGTGATGTCAGAGTTCAGCAAGCTCAGAGAGAAAAGATGGCAATTATTAGGTTCTTGGTTGGTCTTCTTTCCGAGTTTAAAGGTGTCAAATCTCAAATCTTGTCTAGCCTTGAGATATCTTCGTTGGAAGAAGCTTTCAGTAGGGTGCTTCGCGCATAAAATTTAGCACATGTTCAATCTAACAGTGCTCTTATCGGCCGCACCTTGAAATCTGGGAGAACCATATAAGAAAGGGGGAGACTCTAGTAATGACAGAATTCAAGAAATGTCGTGCGTTACTATTGTCATAAGCCAAGACATGTGAAGAAGGATTGTAAAAGCTTGCAGCGCAAGAATCAGTCAAACCAGTCAGCACATGTTGCATCTACTAATGATGCTCCTGAGTCTATTCTAGTATCTGCAGATGAGTATGCCAAGTTTTCACAATACCAGAAATCTCTAAAGTCTTCATCTACTTCTATTACTGTTATCGCTGATTCAGGTAAAATGAGCACATGCCTTGTTCTCTCATCTTCCAAATGGGTCATTGATTATGGTGCCACAGATCACATGACAGGTCATTCTagtctatttttttcttttaaatcatataataagtaacaaaatttaaactattaaaaaatttcatactATCATCATCTCACTACTTTTATCATGTGATTAAGTATCATTCAAATGTGTTGCTTGCCATGCCGAACTTTTTTTGCATACAGAAAATGAAGATAGTTCAGATTGAACAAACTTTGAGGCATCACTTTTTGAATCTGACATATCATCTCATCTTAAATGTTTACTGCAGCAATGTGTAGTTTCAGGATCAATACCACATGCATACATAAAACTAGAAGCATGAATGTAGCCAACAAGACTAACCTGAAAGATACCTCTATCTTTTTGAAAAGATTtcccatttttttcttctttccaaATGAACTGATAGTCTCACTGCACTTACGATGAATAACCTCCATACTAACATTCAACTCCTGCAACTTCGTCTGTTCAGAGAAGTTCCAGTCACtagcaaaaagaaattaatttccAACGAGCAACCAAAGACTTCAAAATAAAACGTGCCACTCCTAATAATTGATGTAAATAACCTTTTTAAGATGAACATGACCAACAAGGCCGGCGTCTGCTATTGTTGGCTGACTCTTGTATCTGCTTGTCAGAAGCCACAAAACTTAATGatactataatattaaaaagagatTAAATGACAAATAAGAACCAAGAAACAACAGTAACACTAGCCACATATATGATgtattcatataataattgGAAAATGATGGTATATCATATGATTCGTATAAATCAACTACTTAAGCTTCTGTTTGCAAATCATGTTCAAACAAGGACATAAATGAACCATCAAATATGCAGTCAGCTGAGACAAATCAAAAGGATCTGCATGTGCTGCATTATCATGCATAAATATTCTAGGCTGCACATGAAAGGCTAGCcaataaatatatcttattGCTTCATGAAAAAGAGCAAAATATGGTAgctaaatacaaataaaaggaGGAATAGTAGTTTCATATGACTTCTTTATGCACACAACAGAAACAGGATGTTGATTCCTATGCAACTACCATTAAGTCCattagaagaataaaaagagCAGTTCCATTGACAAGGAAATACAGAGTTCTGGTGTTAAGGATATCATGGGGTTAATGTCATCAGCCCACCACATACGGATTACTTGCCTAACAACTGGGGCAGAAGCTCTTTCTAAAGCATGTAAAAGAACAGAAGCGCCAAAAGAATAGTTGTAAAGACAACTTACTCGCACATAAAACACAACGCAATGTCTTTAAGAATAACTTTCTCCAAATGATTCTTCACTGAATAGGCTAATCGTTCCTGGCAGTAAAATTTCCCACAACCACAGTAGTTGAAGTACAAAATGACACAACGATCAGTAATATCATTCTTAAAGTTAACTCTGCACTGAAGTATTTCCTGAAAAGAAGTACAAGAAATAACAAGAAAGATGAATCGCCTATGCTTTTTCAAATGGTGAAACCTACAGAAAATGGAAGAAATTTGTTAACACTAAAACACTGATTACCTTCATCAGCTCCCATGAGGAATTGCTACTTGGAGTGGAATCAAGAACTGCCTTATATGCAGGATTGGACATGGCAGTTGCAGCTAACACGCCAACAGGTTCACCCGCAGGGAATAAACTCTGTGCCTTAATTCCTGCCTTCATTCCATACTCAAATTGGATGATTGAATTGCTGCATACATTTCTCACAGTCCCATCGTAACAAATAACCACATCTCGAAGGATGGCCATTAAGTTCTTGAATAAGGTCCCAGGTTCAGATAATCCTCTAGTAGACCGAACCATAACCTCTCTCGCAGATATTGAATGAACCATTTCTTCATATGGATCTAACCCATGAAAAAAACAACTCTGAATTAATCCATGTTTTGCAGATGGATAATCTATATCAGAAGGATATTTGCTCTCAAAATGCAAAGCCATGTCTTCGACCAGAGTCTTAGTGTAGAACTTTCCTCTATCTGATATTTGAAGGCCCAAGAAGCCAATTTGTTGAACCACCTTAGTCATGGCTGAATCACTCTTGTAGTCAATTAAATCACCTATTGAAGATAACCTCACAATAAAATCTGCAACAGGTAGTTTAGCACGACGGATGTGGTTTTCTAATTGCAATGCCATCAGTTCATTGTAAGTTGATCTTAACTGACTTAGCAAAGAAGAAATGACCTTGAAATCTCTCCGAGTACCCCCTATGGCAGCCCTAGATATGTAGAAGTCCTCCAAACCCACACTAAAACCTTCAGAAAACAGACTTTCCATCAACAAAGGCTGCAATGAATTGAAGAACTTGAAAACTGCATCAGGACCTTTCTCAAAAAACATAGAGATCACAATGTCATTGATAACAGCCTGCACTACGTCCCTACTGAAATCCACCTTTACTATATCAGTATTACTGATCAAGTATCTTTCTCCTGAGCAGTCAAACTGAGAAGGTAAAGCAGTCTGCAATATCTGAAGAGCAGTCCAAATCGGCACTGAACAGTGAGCTTTCCATAAAGCAGGCTGCggcaaagaagaagaagatacaAACATAGCTAATTGCTGAGCAGCTGCTCTGTCCAAGAAGTATGTATTGAACATGGTCTTTAATGACAAAAGAGAATCAGAAGTCAGCTGCAAATTCAAATTTCCACTGTGAGAGCTAAGCAACTGTTTCTCAACTGAAAACAGCTCCAAGACTTCTGCTTTTGCAGCAAGAGATTGGGGATAGAATAGATGAATGCAATCACCATCAAAATCAGCACTCAAGGGCCCACATATTAGAGGATTGATTTTCACTGTATGACCATCATGCACATAGACTGAAAGTGCTTGCAGAGAATGCTTATGTGTTGTTGGTGGTCTATTAATGAAGACCATATCTCCATCCATTATCCTCCGGTGGACAATTTGACCAAGCCGAAGAAAAGTGTGTCCCTTAGAACCTTCCCTTAGTGAATAAGTGGAAGACCCATCCCTATATGTCAAGCATAACTTGTTGTCCACAAGCTCTTGTAGATATTGCATATTGTGTGCATTGACCCTCTCTTCAAATGTGATTCGTTGAGCAATCTCACTCGGAATACCAATTTCGTTCACACACTTGTATGCATCACCTGTAATCACACTCCGCGAAGAGAATCCAGAGCCCTTTCTTATGAACAAGGTTCTCATCTTCTCAAGCCATGCTTTAGTTGACGAATCATTAGACTCCTTGTGAACTCCAAATCGTTCTCCTACATCACGAGCAGATTTTGCAGTGCCCCTAACTTGAAGGTATTGATCCACTGCTGACTGCAAATCAACGGCTTCAACTTCATGAGACTCAAAATTTGGTTCACCTGAGCGTGAGCTCTTAATTATCTCGACTTGCTTAAGAACTTTCTTAAGCATAGATATAGATAAATCCTGAAATGCAATATCACCATTGAATCAGTAAGTTAGAAAACAatcaagaatatatatattaagaagCATATTAAGCATAAGCTTAGAATTGGCTTACCGAGGACATGACACTGACACCATCTGAAATGTCCGGCACTGACAAACAGTTTGGGGGAACCGGTACATATCGCATAATATAACCATCTTGGGGAAAATACCCTTTTTTTGCAAGCTTTTTTCTGGTGTCCTGTGGGATTCTCCTTAGCATTTCCAGTACCTGCAATATAGTGCAAAACCAACCCCACACCAGCCCAACAAACACATGAATGCAAAGACAAAAAAGCAAAGGACAAATAAGATGAACTGAATCAGAATAGCAGCATAAGAGTAATAGAAACAAACCTCACATGGAAGTAACGTCCGAGTTATGTCATCACCATAGCGAAAACCATATCTTTCTAAAAAATTCCAAAAGCCATCTCTTAGTCTCATTCTGGATGGTAACTTTAATTGCAAGATATAGGCACCATCTGTTGTTTTAACCTCCTTGATAGAAATTTGTGCAGCCTCCTACAGAAAAGGAAAGGGAAAGATTCTAAGGAACTCTAGAAATAAACACAGGGAAACTAGCAGAATAAAGAAATAGGAATTGAAAAGTAATCTCAGTTTgttataagtaaaaaaaatatgcagCAGTTATATACACAGGAAAAGAATGGGGAAATCgacagaagaagaaacaaaaagaaacaaaatttaaattccaaAAGATAAGCCATCCACCAATAGATTAAAGAACTCGGTCAAAGTATCAACAAAATTTTCACCAtatgagagagaaagaagtAAGGAACAAACTCacatattgaaatataattgCAGGAAAAAAATCTATGAAGAACTATGCAAGCATACACTACTGTGCAGATATCCCAAGcaataaagtaaaacaaatGGATGCTTTCCTGCTCACCTcacaacaagaaaacaatcGTTCCGCCACACCACTGCTCTTGATCTGAAACTGAATGTCATAAACTTGTAAGTCAAGCTTACACGGTCATATATACAGGAGGTGCTTAATAACTACATATTAAGTAATTGCAGCTTTAAATACAATTGCTCTTTTGAGTACCAAGCATGGAAACATATACTGTGGTATGCTATTTGCAAGTTTATACCCCTATACTTAACTCTAATTATCCTTAACTAATAATAGGTATTTGTCTTATATTATGTCTCCACCTATTAAACTCAATCAGCATGAAGGAAACATCTCAAGAAAAGTGAAATTCATgaatcaaatacaaattctgctaatatattcaaatattttgcaaacttaagataaataaaataaagatggaAGAAATGATAAATCAAAATGTACCTTGTTGGTTTTCAGTTTCAAGCACTTTAAACATAACAAGCTTAACATACGCTTCAATTCGCTGACATGGCTCGGATGATAGATCGGTATTGGCAGTTCTATATATCCAAAATGACCTGAAAGTGGCAAAGGGAACCAaacactaaattttatttcgaatataaaatatagcaTAATTGTCCATACCACATGGTAGGAGTGCATAACTTACCTTCACACTTTCCAGGTTCAGAAGTGCCACAAGACTCGCATTTGCcaaattcaagaggcaaaccAAGAAAAGGATTTGTAAGCTGACTGGAATGGCTTATAGGGCAGTCACTAACAGATGCTGCAGACTGTTGAACAACAATGAACAAGGAAAATTATATGTTACTACATTGAAACAAAGGGCAACTGTAATCAATTTCTATGGATAGACATAGCAGACTATGACAAGCATACAAGCAGCACTCCATCCATTAGCTGATCTTATGTTTCTTAGCATTGCATCAAGAATTAAcacttttctttgaaaaaatttTCAGATAAAGTCCCAAATTCTCCCCTTTCCCATTGAAAAGACAGCCCCACCTCCCcagcaaaaagaaaatcagttGTTGCGGAATGATGCAAACAATGCTCAAATAGACTGCATATATAACTACATGTAGGTATATTTCATATGGTTAAGCTTTGTTTATCAATTTCATGCAGTCAATACTTTAGGAAAATTTCTATAGCCAGCAAATTACTCGAGTTAAAAGAAACAATGAAAGAACAATATGCAGAACGCAAAATTCtacttacaatttctttataaGTTGCCAAACCAAATTTGATTCCAACTACCTCCCCCTCTAAAAAACTCGATTGAGTATTTTCCTTGTCCTCCATTTCTCTTCTAGCAACTGACAGTTGTGCTAACCATAAAGGATTAAAGATTTCACAAAAACATAACAAAATAGTACTAGAAATGACACACAGTATAAAACAGAATATGAATAGATCAATAACAAACTTTTATTAAGCACCCGAGAGTTTgaaccaaaagaaaatacaaactAAGAGATAGCAGATACTCAAAATCACAACTTTGATCAAGGTTTCAACTCGTTGGAATAAAACAAACATGCAGATATACAAACAAACAACAATTAACAGTATATAAACCAGATTaccaaaagataaaaacagGGGAAACGTCTAATgctattttattcaatttggcttatgagaaaataatgacacccttcttttttaaaattcactTAGCTCAAAAGTTACATTTTTGTTCTCTCCATTTACATTTCCCCAACTTTCTCGAACTTTTAAAGAAATGCAAATAAGAgaacaaaacaaaaccaaaaccCAGAATCTAATGTTACATTTCTCTCTACTTTCTTACTTTCTCAGCTACCAGACATTAAAACCCACAAATGCGAgctaagaaaacaaaaccaagCCCACCTGAAAAACTTTCCGGAATTTCTCAGTGCATTGACCCGATGATTCTCAGGCAGTTCTAACCCAAGAagccaaataaaaaaaaaacaaaacaaaaaccctaaaattaaGACTCCGAAATGCAAATAAGAAAATGGGTATTCTagagctaaaagaaaaaagaatcaaatttttaaagagGGAATATTGAACGTACACACCAATTTTGTTCCGTTCTAAACAAGAGAGTGTGTTTGTGTGTCACTTAGGCCTGTTGAAAGGCAGAGAC is a genomic window containing:
- the LOC8270883 gene encoding DNA-directed RNA polymerase V subunit 1 isoform X2, which encodes MEDKENTQSSFLEGEVVGIKFGLATYKEISAASVSDCPISHSSQLTNPFLGLPLEFGKCESCGTSEPGKCEGHFGYIELPIPIYHPSHVSELKRMLSLLCLKCLKLKTNKIKSSGVAERLFSCCEEAAQISIKEVKTTDGAYILQLKLPSRMRLRDGFWNFLERYGFRYGDDITRTLLPCEVLEMLRRIPQDTRKKLAKKGYFPQDGYIMRYVPVPPNCLSVPDISDGVSVMSSDLSISMLKKVLKQVEIIKSSRSGEPNFESHEVEAVDLQSAVDQYLQVRGTAKSARDVGERFGVHKESNDSSTKAWLEKMRTLFIRKGSGFSSRSVITGDAYKCVNEIGIPSEIAQRITFEERVNAHNMQYLQELVDNKLCLTYRDGSSTYSLREGSKGHTFLRLGQIVHRRIMDGDMVFINRPPTTHKHSLQALSVYVHDGHTVKINPLICGPLSADFDGDCIHLFYPQSLAAKAEVLELFSVEKQLLSSHSGNLNLQLTSDSLLSLKTMFNTYFLDRAAAQQLAMFVSSSSLPQPALWKAHCSVPIWTALQILQTALPSQFDCSGERYLISNTDIVKVDFSRDVVQAVINDIVISMFFEKGPDAVFKFFNSLQPLLMESLFSEGFSVGLEDFYISRAAIGGTRRDFKVISSLLSQLRSTYNELMALQLENHIRRAKLPVADFIVRLSSIGDLIDYKSDSAMTKVVQQIGFLGLQISDRGKFYTKTLVEDMALHFESKYPSDIDYPSAKHGLIQSCFFHGLDPYEEMVHSISAREVMVRSTRGLSEPGTLFKNLMAILRDVVICYDGTVRNVCSNSIIQFEYGMKAGIKAQSLFPAGEPVGVLAATAMSNPAYKAVLDSTPSSNSSWELMKEILQCRVNFKNDITDRCVILYFNYCGCGKFYCQERLAYSVKNHLEKVILKDIALCFMCEYKSQPTIADAGLVGHVHLKKTKLQELNVSMEVIHRKCSETISSFGKKKKMGNLFKKIEVSFSECCSFQCADDRSGMPCLMFFWQDITDIHLERSTHIFADVICPVLLDTIIKGDHRVSSANIVWISPDTTTWIRNPSRTQKGELALDVVIGKSAVKQSGDAWRVVLDSCIPVLHMIDTTRSIPYAIKQVQELLGVSCAFDQAVQRLSSSVTKVAKGVLKEHLILLANSMTCTGNLVGFTSGGYKSLTHSLDVQVPFTEATLFTPRKCFERAAEKCHIDTLSSVVASCSWGKHVAVGTGSHFDVLWDQKEACLNQEGTINVYEFLNMVRSSKYGEESASACLGAEVDDLMLDDGVDDWNLSPEQTDKPVFEDRDEFKNFLDNESAEVNWEKVSHIENGVSGNGNWGLDKDVGTAEEESWSSWGRSTAKTQNSLSTKTQEPDRSGVWDTAKEHVEVAGSQGWGKPRIAEVSHGWGSSEEHIEAASSHGWGLSNVGGRGETEKEQPWGQPKSPQVSHGWGSAKDSVNWGSSKEHVEAPSSQGWGLSNAGGSSENEKEQQWDKPKSPQVSHSWGSSKDSVNWSSCKEHIEAAGSQGWGLSNAGGSSENEKEQQRGKPKSPQVSQSWGSVKDSMNWGSSKEYVVAPSSQGWGLSNAEGSSENEKEQQWGKPKSPQVSHSWASAKDSVNWSSSKEHVEAAGSQGWGPSNAGGSSENENQLQWGSAKSPQDSHGWEFAKESVKAASSKDWSLPNARGSDERETEQQWGRPKSPQVSHGWGSPKESVKAASSQGWGLPNAGGSDECESQQQWGRPKSPQVSHGWGSPKESTEAASSQGWGLPNPGGSDLNGRQRQWGKPSGELKKSSRGWGSNNADWKGKSRPAKLQGNTHDDSSASLMYTVTRQRLDMFTSQEQDILSDVEPLMRSIRRIMHQSGYNDGDSLSAADQSYVLDNVLNYHPDKAAKMGAGIDHVIISKHSTFQESRCFYVVSTDGCKQDFSYRKCLENFIKGKYPDMAEEFIGKYFKPRQRGNQPQTPVATPVATPVAEATEVDSEA
- the LOC8270883 gene encoding DNA-directed RNA polymerase V subunit 1 isoform X1 encodes the protein MEDKENTQSSFLEGEVVGIKFGLATYKEISAASVSDCPISHSSQLTNPFLGLPLEFGKCESCGTSEPGKCEGHFGYIELPIPIYHPSHVSELKRMLSLLCLKCLKLKTNKFQIKSSGVAERLFSCCEEAAQISIKEVKTTDGAYILQLKLPSRMRLRDGFWNFLERYGFRYGDDITRTLLPCEVLEMLRRIPQDTRKKLAKKGYFPQDGYIMRYVPVPPNCLSVPDISDGVSVMSSDLSISMLKKVLKQVEIIKSSRSGEPNFESHEVEAVDLQSAVDQYLQVRGTAKSARDVGERFGVHKESNDSSTKAWLEKMRTLFIRKGSGFSSRSVITGDAYKCVNEIGIPSEIAQRITFEERVNAHNMQYLQELVDNKLCLTYRDGSSTYSLREGSKGHTFLRLGQIVHRRIMDGDMVFINRPPTTHKHSLQALSVYVHDGHTVKINPLICGPLSADFDGDCIHLFYPQSLAAKAEVLELFSVEKQLLSSHSGNLNLQLTSDSLLSLKTMFNTYFLDRAAAQQLAMFVSSSSLPQPALWKAHCSVPIWTALQILQTALPSQFDCSGERYLISNTDIVKVDFSRDVVQAVINDIVISMFFEKGPDAVFKFFNSLQPLLMESLFSEGFSVGLEDFYISRAAIGGTRRDFKVISSLLSQLRSTYNELMALQLENHIRRAKLPVADFIVRLSSIGDLIDYKSDSAMTKVVQQIGFLGLQISDRGKFYTKTLVEDMALHFESKYPSDIDYPSAKHGLIQSCFFHGLDPYEEMVHSISAREVMVRSTRGLSEPGTLFKNLMAILRDVVICYDGTVRNVCSNSIIQFEYGMKAGIKAQSLFPAGEPVGVLAATAMSNPAYKAVLDSTPSSNSSWELMKEILQCRVNFKNDITDRCVILYFNYCGCGKFYCQERLAYSVKNHLEKVILKDIALCFMCEYKSQPTIADAGLVGHVHLKKTKLQELNVSMEVIHRKCSETISSFGKKKKMGNLFKKIEVSFSECCSFQCADDRSGMPCLMFFWQDITDIHLERSTHIFADVICPVLLDTIIKGDHRVSSANIVWISPDTTTWIRNPSRTQKGELALDVVIGKSAVKQSGDAWRVVLDSCIPVLHMIDTTRSIPYAIKQVQELLGVSCAFDQAVQRLSSSVTKVAKGVLKEHLILLANSMTCTGNLVGFTSGGYKSLTHSLDVQVPFTEATLFTPRKCFERAAEKCHIDTLSSVVASCSWGKHVAVGTGSHFDVLWDQKEACLNQEGTINVYEFLNMVRSSKYGEESASACLGAEVDDLMLDDGVDDWNLSPEQTDKPVFEDRDEFKNFLDNESAEVNWEKVSHIENGVSGNGNWGLDKDVGTAEEESWSSWGRSTAKTQNSLSTKTQEPDRSGVWDTAKEHVEVAGSQGWGKPRIAEVSHGWGSSEEHIEAASSHGWGLSNVGGRGETEKEQPWGQPKSPQVSHGWGSAKDSVNWGSSKEHVEAPSSQGWGLSNAGGSSENEKEQQWDKPKSPQVSHSWGSSKDSVNWSSCKEHIEAAGSQGWGLSNAGGSSENEKEQQRGKPKSPQVSQSWGSVKDSMNWGSSKEYVVAPSSQGWGLSNAEGSSENEKEQQWGKPKSPQVSHSWASAKDSVNWSSSKEHVEAAGSQGWGPSNAGGSSENENQLQWGSAKSPQDSHGWEFAKESVKAASSKDWSLPNARGSDERETEQQWGRPKSPQVSHGWGSPKESVKAASSQGWGLPNAGGSDECESQQQWGRPKSPQVSHGWGSPKESTEAASSQGWGLPNPGGSDLNGRQRQWGKPSGELKKSSRGWGSNNADWKGKSRPAKLQGNTHDDSSASLMYTVTRQRLDMFTSQEQDILSDVEPLMRSIRRIMHQSGYNDGDSLSAADQSYVLDNVLNYHPDKAAKMGAGIDHVIISKHSTFQESRCFYVVSTDGCKQDFSYRKCLENFIKGKYPDMAEEFIGKYFKPRQRGNQPQTPVATPVATPVAEATEVDSEA